GTATtggcaagtttttttttactcaataGTCGTAAATGATTTGAAGCCGTATTCTGGTTTACAACATcggaatattttttgaaagtaCATTACAAATTTTGGGATATATTATTAAGGGAACATTAGGGTTTTTAATTCGTGCTAAAATATTTGAGACGGTGAAGCATATACAGTCTTGATGGGCACTAACAGGATATTTAGATGGCATTACTTTgataaactatttattttttctaagttatattttattttattaaatattttgatttttcatCTGCAATCTGCAGTGGAACAGCTCCGCCAGGGCTGGGTGGTGCTGCACGTCTTCGCCGCGGTCTACTTCTTCATCCTGCTGGCCATCATCTGCAACGACTACTTCCTGCCGACGGTGGAGTGCATCTGCGAGGACCTGCACCTGTCGAAGGACGTGGCGGCGGCCACGTTCATGGCCACGGCCACCTCGATGCCCGAGTTCTTCACGAACACCATCAGCACACTGATCCTGGAGTCCGACATGGGACTGGGCACGATCATCGGATCGCTGATGTTCAACACACTGGGCGTGGCCGGATTGGCCGCTCTGGCCATTGATAAGGTAAGCACTACCTTAAATgctaattgaaaacaaaagggGAAGCAGCTattacacaaaataaatattctattGAAAGACTCTATTCCGATTTGAATGCGTAAAggtataaaaacattgaaattatgtCGATTTTCGGAATCATTTTTCGATTGCTaatatggcagctatatgatatcgttgttcgatttttgtaaaattaaatataattctgATTTAGTAAGCCATTACTGTATCTCagagtatttttttgtaaaaattaaaaaactacatCATAATCAAATACTTTCTACTGAAAATTTTGACTATTTTCGGAATTGATTTAAATGgcagaaaatgtaattttaattttatcatttaaatcaaatagtaaatattttaaattttatattttccacataaattacaattttatattattaaatcatGCTATTTAATGTgcatatttaagttaaaaattaatatttaattaaaaaaggggCTATACCAGTGTAACCTATTAAAAATTGAACGatttttaagagtttttaaaaaaaacacgtgCAACTTTCTCTTGTATTTATATCAACGAACCAAATATAAatcaaagaaacaaaaattttaattttctattacAAATAGTCGAATTAATTTGGCAGGCTAAAGCACTAACCAATTACCTTACATACgcgcatatatatatatatataattttacgATGAAGCATTtatgcttaaaataatatgatgttttaaaatatcacCAGACATAGATATGATATGAATGTGATAGTTAGTTAGCAAGATAACTACTAACCTTTGTTATTTATTGACAGCCGGTGCAGTTGGACTGGTGGCCAATAGCTCGCGACTGCTTCATCTACATCTTCAACACGATCATTCTGCTGGTCTTGGCCTGGGGCGGAAGCATTAGCTTCACGGAATCCTGCATCATGATGGGATTCCTGGTGCTCTACTACCTGATCACgttcaacaacaacaagttcATGCCCGCCATTCGGGTGTTCATCGAGGATCGGATGAACTGCTGCTTCTCCACGCGTTACGGTGACTTTAATAGGGGAAACACCTGATTGAACTTTAATTCTAAATTTCATTCCCACAAAACAGACCTAACGGAGCCCCCAGAGAACAGTGCCAAGGCCCAGTTGCCGCTGAAGAAGGACCCACTGTCCGGCGACGGCCTATTTGTGGTCAATCTGCCCGAGAACACCTCGTCCATGTCCTCCACTGCCAACCTAACGCACTCCAAGCACtgtaagttttgtttttacagtatactttaaaatatataatctattaaatatacaatacataaaataaaccatctataaaataaataatacatttgaactcttaaataaataacgtaacaaacaaatttatctacaaataatatataataataaataaaaaagggaactaaataataaataaaataaataatctataaaataaatcagcTAAAAAATAAGTAACGGGTTAAagaatgtataaaaaaattaagtataaaataatttacaaaaatgaaTATTCTACAACAAAATAGTATAATTAACACAAATAAtcgataaaataaataaactaaaaaataaataaattaaataacggATGAAGCAAATGGATAAATGtatgaaatatacaaaattatgatagctgcaaaataaatattctataaaataaaaaatctataaactaaataatttgtcatataatctttaaaacaattaattatttgcagggAACGGAGAGGACGACGATGAGGACAGTATGCCCGAGAGTATATACACCTACCCGAGAAACGCCTCCGGATGGGCGCAGTTCTGGTGGATCTTCGTCTTCCCGATCAAGTTCTCGCTATCCCTGCTCATCCCGCACCCGCTGAAGCACCGCCGCCTGTATCCGTTGTCCTTCATCATGTGCATCCTGTGCATCGGCGGCAATGCCTATCTGATCGTCTGGATGCTGACTGCCTTCGGTGTGGCCATCCATGTGCCCACCATTGTGATGGGCCTAACATTCCTGGCCGCCGGGTCCACCATGCCGGAAGCCGTCTCCAGTCTTATTTCGCTGAGAAATGGTGAGTGGTCAAAGCAGTCAAATCAAATACAGTTCTTCTATACGTCATAGTAACTATTTCACAGTAAATTAAACCAAACTTTCAAGTTATAGTGTTTCAAGCGAAAAAAATTACAGTATACGAATATTAGCACcactaaaattgtaaaataaccGCTGGTGCAGAAAAAAATAGTACAGCTTATTAATAGTTTATCCCACGCATTATGAGGAGACTAACAAAAATGACCCTGAAAAGTCTAAATTCAGTGACAGACATTTTCTGCTGCATGATGCACTTTAACCAGTTGGGAATTATAAGTACCCTAGacaaagaaaaaccaaattgttaagcaacaacaaagtaCATAGGCAGGATACCAAGTACAAATAACGATTTTATAGTCAatacagtaaaaaaaaaaaatttcgatacaattttacaaaaaaaagtctGTAAAAATTCCTTGACTcaaccaaaaaatattacaagaAATAtcccataaaaatgtttacctaTTGAAATAAACACCTTCGAACATATGCCCGACTAATATCGACTAATTTCCCATTTCCAGGTGAAAGTGGCATCGGAGTATCGAActcgttgggcgccaattcgCTGGCCATCCTGTTGTCCCTGGGCGTTCCGTGGTTCGTGAAGAACTGCATCAACTACGGCACCGGGGAGCCCCAGCAGGTCGGCACCCAGGGCATCGAGTACAACATCCTGATCCTGATCATCTCCACGGTGGCGCTGTTCGTCATCCTAAGCTTCAGTGGCTATCGCCTTACCAAGcgggtgggcgtggccctCTTCACCGTCTACGGGGTGTTCATCGTCCTGCAGATCCTCATCGAGATGAATGTCTTCTTTCCCAGAGACTGCAGTAGCTAATGTACCGGGCAACCGAGAGAAACCCTGGTGCTGGCACCAGGAGACTATCACCGCCGCAAACTAACCACCACATTGGAACTACTTTTCGGTTAGTactggatctggatctggatctggtTAACTAAAATGATAGGTACAATAATGCTGCTTTGTAGTTATCATTTTAATGTGCAACCAGAAGTCGCAATCCAGTAGATactgtgtatttttttttttttaccctagTTTACGCTTTGATTATTGCCTAAGACTGTCTAGGTTTAGACGACGAAGCATCCCAGCAGCGATTACTATTTATTTCGCGTTGTacatattgtatatatatatatatatatatatatgatgaTTCTGTGTATATCCCATAGCCTGTAGGACCATCCATAAATGTTAGAACCGTTGCCAAAGCCCAAAACGAGATACTAGCAGTTAAGAGGATAATACACACACGCATACCTAAAAAGTGCCCACGATATTCACCCATCTTCCTGCCAAGGGccgaaacgaaaaaaataacgaaaaaatacgaaaaaatcgcaaaaccaTACGAAAAACCTTCTGTTGATATTCCATGTGCGCTTCCATGTGTGCTTAGTGCTATAGAAAAACTACTTGTTAACGTTATCTGATACCCTTGATACcattgttattaatttataaatacatcCTAAGGCAAATGTTACCGAATCTGCCTTTCATTTCGAATTATCTATGGCTCAAGTGGCTACATTAACGGCTTGACTTGAGGGTCGTTTTGTAACTGAAACTGATTGGATCCcgaaaacagaacaaaaaaataacactcGATTTGTCGTTaggttttagtttcatttgTTTCTTAGTGGGGCTTACAAACCATTCGCATTGGAGAAgtatgggaatgggaattATCTTGAAGTTACatcacaattaaataaataaatcattaaatgaGATCAAAAATACACCGTAATACACATCAAAAATGTAGAAATCGAAAGCGATTCGAGGGCAAATACCTAATGCTAATTAATTGGTGTGTATCTGGGTGTGTACATAATGTATcttaaagatatatatatatatatatatatatttatataggtATATGAGGGGAATCTTTAATCCTCCACCCCGACTGAACATAATTGATagatactttttgttttgttttgttttgtttgcacaCAATGTGTTCGCAATTGTCTTGAGTTTCTCTGGGGCTAAGCGAATCGTTTATCGTTTacacaaataaatacttaaagtTAGTTGCTTGGTTTCCATACCCCGTTTCAATTTCTTTACACAAATAGGCATACTACATTTCGTATGTCCACAAATGCACACAACATATATAGATAATATCAAGGAAGTTTTAGAAACTTGCCAGGGGCTGCtgagtgtgtatgtgtgcggCCTTGACCCTGCCACCTGccccaactccaactccaactccaactccataTCCTCCTTATCCTTATCCTTCTCCTTATGCTTCTCCTTATGCTTCTCCTTATCCTTCTCATGTTCCATAAACAAATCAGTCTGAGCAATTGCAATTCAAATGTGCCTGCCTGCGAATGCGAACTGGCAGCTTTTAGCCGCCACCTAACAACCTGTCCAACCAATTGGCACAAATCTCAATCGATATGCCCTCCGCATACGGATGGCTGTGCTCCAAAAATGGCAACTAAAGGCGTTTTGTTGTGTTCCGAGttctttgttttgtgttcTGTGCTGTGTGTAACATAACATCCTGTCCAGCCTCGGACATGGACAGTAGCTAGTTGGGATTTTGGGAACTTTGGATGGGGATGGGCATGATCATCCCTAGGTGCAGCAATGGTGTCCGTTCTTAACGTAGTAGTTGTGCATGGCCACGGTGCCGTTCTTGCTGTAGCTtccactgccactgctgcCATTGTATTGCGTTGGGTTGGACGCGGATGCGGATACAgatgcggatgtggatgtggagcTGCCAGTTGCAGAGCCAGAGACAGAGTCACTACCACCCGGATTGGGGGCATCATCGGTGCTGGTGGAGGCGTCGAAGGCCTTGATGGATTCTGGATGATTTTGCACGTGAACTGGCGATGGGGCCCAGGCTCCTGTTAGgggaaaatacaaattaaacgGATAGTTATCCACACTTAAATCCGGAATGTCTGTCTGGACGGAACCCACCTTCGGTTGGATGGGAAAACAGCACCACAGGATGAAGGCTATGAACGCCACCAGTGTGCCCACGAGCAGTATGAAATCCTCGATGGTCTGATGGACAGGGTCAAATTATCAAATTATCTGGTGGGGATCGGCGGCATATGGCATAAGGCATAGCCCATAGCTTACCGGCTCCTCGCCCAGCAGCACATGATTGATCAGATAGACAAAGTCATCGAAGGGTGTCATCTTGGCTATCCAGGCGCGTCTGGATTTCGCAAAAAAAGACGCTTGCTTGCACTGTGTTGTGAGTTGtgggcaactgcaactgcaactgcagtaGTTGCTAATTACGAAAGCTGCTGCAGGCCGCACAACAGCATAGCGTTCCGGACTCCGGAGGATTAAACTACAATTATCATGGCATGGCCACCGGAATTCGCTGCAATTTCGCCCGATTTTTGCACGGCTTTTTGGCTGTGTGACCAGGCGCGGCCAATTGCAGCAATACCAATTGCTAATGGCCTAACGCGAAATACTAAATGTAGTATTTTTGATTAGAGTACAACTAAGATGGCCGTCAAGGTAACGTCGATACCTAATGGCAATTATGGTACGGAAATTGAAGCATTGGAGCTCAGATCAAcgaaaaaatatctaaaaaattaCAGTGTTTGAAGACGCCTAATAGCCCAGTCCCACAGAGGCCATCCAAGCGAAACGGTTGGAATTTTTGATTGCTGGTGGACTGATGTTCCCACTGAGCCACCTTCCGCCATCCATCAGAAGTCACAGTGGCGTATGCACAATTTTTGAGGAGGGTTTTTTACTCTATCAAACTCCTTAAGAAGTACTTTTtcctgcttttattttattttatatgctttattttataaaaatcataaaatttgtatgtttagttggttgaaaaatttaatcttttatgaaGATAATCAGGGAAAGAAATACCAGGTTTTTGGACAAAACATTTGATTTCTGACCCAGTGTGCGCTGGCAATCTTttcgatctgagtactaggcttTAAGAACTCCGAATTATTGACTTGACTAGCGGGTATCTTTAAGTCGAGGAAGTCGACTTTAGCGttcgtttttatacccttgcaaagggtattgtaatttcagtcaaaagttctCGACTTCATCAGCTTCACCGGAAGTGTCTatctgtttctacgcaaaatattattattatattttaaatctatcaGTATGAAACTTTCCCTTCTTATAATGGTGCCtaagtatatattatatagtaatttttagtgattatacatatatatatacatttagaGCCTCTTAGAAAATCAGTGATAATTAGTCAGAATTAGTTCATTGACAACCTTTGCATTCCGCGGTGTTTTCCCTCTTCAAAATGCTTAACCccgaaaagtattttttgtacGCCTTCGTCGCCTGCAATCTATACGTCATGACTAAGTCACAGGACCAAAGGGATTCCATATGTGTCCTGAAAGATGCCCCCACGCAGTGCGGTGCTTTTGTCCATGCAGCCCTTCACCCCCTGTACGATCATATAGCCGACGTCCGGCAACAATAATCAAGCGCTGGTTCAGGCCCAGATGGACAACACTCAAAGAGATCAGTTAAACACCattattgaaaatcaaaaaattcaaaatgaaattcaaCGCGAAACTCTGTCGATtttaaaacgcattttaaataaaaatgaggGTAAATTGGATATATCGCAGAGAAAGCAAGATACAATTGAACCACAAATACACAGAAGTGAGGGCAAGTTTAAAAGCAGACCTATAGCCAGGACAAGAATTGTTCCGGCTGGATTTAAGCAAATTGGATCGGGATTTTTCTATATCGAGCATAATTATGAGAGAACTTGGACTCAAGCTAAACAAATATGTCATGAAAAGGGAGGTTTTCTGGCGACCTTTCAAAATCAAGAAGAATATGACGTCATTCAAACGAAACTTAAGTCAAATACCAGTTACTGGCTCGGCTTTACCGATCGGCTCAAAGACGGCGAGTTTTTATCCAAAGATTCCGAGGAGGTAccaaagtttataaaattgaGTTCAAGAACTAGGGTACGCATTCAAAACGCTTCTAAAGATTGCCTTTTCATGAACAAAAGCTATGTGTATATGGCAACTTGCTATGCTTTATACGCTTTTATCTGTCAATTAGACGATTAGTTAggttaattttgaaaatcaatataacagtaatgataaataaagttgagaaatacatttttttattttggtttatttaatttaaaaaaatatatatatagaaattgTTATGTTATGCAAGTACGTACTTAAGATATgaataaatgacaaaaatattgttttaaacgGAGTACCTATTAATTAAAGTCGAttcattaaaatgcattttaatatcACATATTTCAATTCCACCGTTCCACGCACGAtatatgaatgaataaatgacaaaaatattgttttaaacgGAGTACCTATTAATTAAAGTcgattcattaaaaatgcattttaatatcACATATTTCAATTCCACCGTTCCACGCACGTGATAATTGCTTGGTATTTTTGTGGTATTTTTGCCTGTCTTGGTCacacaattttttcaaacagcTGAcggtatataaaatataaaggcatttttttgtaatatttgaTTTCCAAATTCATTTTGGACAAGCCACCGCATTGTCACTGAAAATGGGCAAACGACGCAGCCGGGAGCGGGACCAGGAGCCGCACTCCTCCAGCGGCGACGAGGCGGACACCAAACAGAGCGAACGCAACTCATCGAAGCCGAAGAAAGCCAAGCGAATGGCGGGCCGCGATTCGTCCAGTTCGTCGGAATCCTCCTCCTCTGCAAGCAGGAACTCCAATCACAGCAGCAATCTCTCGCCCGGCAGAAAGCAGTCCAAGACCGGCCGTAAAGCGCGCGACTCGCCGCCGGAGGCCCTGGAAAAGCGCTCCAAACAGCCGCCGGCAAAGCCCGCCGAGGAGCTGCAAGAGCAGCGCTCCAAGTGGGACAGTCCCGAGCACAGCGGCTCCCATCGCAACAGCACCAGGCAGCAGCGCCGGCACAGTCGCAGCCGTTCCAGGGATCGCGGCGAGCGGGAAAGGGACAGGGACAGGGAACGCGGCGAGCGGGACAGGGACAGGGAGCGGAATCGTGATCGCGATagggagcgggagcgggagcgggagcgaGACAATCACATGCAGCGCGGCGGACGGGAAagggagagggagagggagagggaaGGGGAGCGCAGCAAGGAGCGCCGAGGACAGCGATCACCAGCGCAGCGACAGCGGTCTAGGAGCAACGAGCGCAGGGATCGGGAGCGGGAACGCCAGCGGAGATCGCCAGAAAGGAGGCCAGTTCGGTAGgtcatttatttgtatttattaattcacATTTGTgggtaataaaataatttaatctaaGACATGTTGGGCAAGCATGGATCCATATGATAtagaattataataattaagctCACAATAGCCATAATTTGATGCTTAAATGCCTTTCCGCTGAAGATTAATTTTAGAATTGAATTTAGCTGGGACCataacaattataaattttatgaaaataatttttgttttaggtttttaatttcaacaattcgatataatagtttttaaagtttttttgtatatacttGAATCTGAAATAATCGTTAAATTTATTAGATTTAGTAAAAGTATGTTTAAGCTACTACTTTTAGCAAACTATAGGATAACGTATCTTACAACAGAAATGGACAGCTTAATGATGCTATTAAACCAGTTTTCTTGGTAAGCTAAAAGTATGTTTATACCGCACTTTTAGCTTACTATGAGAAAACGTATGGAACTTGGCAGCCTAAAACTTACTTTTAGTTAGCCATGGGGACGTCAAGACGGTCCTTAGCCGTTtaacttttgtatttattgcaATGTACTTCTTAATTTTCCGGTTTCTATTAGATACTCTAACCGCAAACATTTATTAGCATCCGTACTCTAAGGTTTTAATCTAAAAAGTATTTGTATTCTATAGTTATGTACGCCTTTCCATACGAACATCTAGTTTTAGAGTTTTAACTACTTTTTATATCAATTTATGAACCATGTCGCTTTTGGTAGCACAAAATTATATTGAGACAgttatttgattattaaacTCCAAGTAGAAGTTCCAATCGCAGCTTAAGTttaacattaaacattttgctACTTATGTAGCTGACCTAAAATTGAGCCACATTTTAACATTCTCACTTTTGCAGTCGCAGTCAAAGTCCCCGCGATCGCAACCATCGCGGTGGGCGCGACTTTGGCCAAGGACGGCAGCGAAACCAGCGACGCGACAATCGCAACAGGAACGAGGACGAGCAGTTCGAGTGGGGAAAGCAGGGCGACGACAAGGCGCCGCCCGAGGACGAGGAGCCGGTGGAGAAGGAGAAGCCCAATTTCGGGCTAAGCGGCGCCCTCACCGAGGACACCAACAAGGTGAACGGTGTGGTGGTCAAATACTCAGAGCCGCCGGAGGCACGCAAACCCAAGCGCCGCTGGCGATTGTATCCGTTCAAGGGCGAAACGGCGCTGCCCACGCTGCACATCCATCGGCAGAGCTGCTTCCTGGTGGGACGCGATCGCAAGGTGGTCGACCTGGCCGTGGATCATCCCAGTTGCTCCAAACAGCATGCGGCCCTGCAGTACCGACTGGTGCCCTTCGAGCGGGACGACGGCAGTCACGGCAAACGCGTCCGATTGTATCTAATCGATCTGGAGTCGGCCAACGGCACGTTCCTCAACAACAAGAAGATCGATGGCAGGAAGTACTACGAGCTGATGGAGAAGGACGTGATCAAGTTCGGCTTCAGTTCGCGCGAGTATGTCCTCCTGCACGAGAACAGCAAGGAGGACCAGGAGGACGACGATGTGCATATCAAGGATGAGCCGCAGGATGCGCCCGCTGAAGCCGCCAATCCCTAGATCGCGTACGCATGTGTGTTCACATTTTCGTTTAAGTTCATGTTCATATTTTTAAGCTAACTGCAGGCCCAATATGCATATATGTACTGTATGGCTTTTGCAGCCCAAACCTTGGGTTAGAGATATGTAAAAAGTCTTATGCGGAACACGGTTTTGCGTGTTCACTgtcaaaacgaaaaaaaaaacaaaaaaaaaacaaacaaaaaaacaaaaataaattctcaCACATATATTCGTCGGGTTTCGTTGATTGCGGCACCATAAGGTCGGGCCAAAAGTGCTGACATCGGTAGTGCTCTGCGCTTGCTGGAGCTCCGGAGCTTCTATTTACAGTATTCACTTGCTGGCCAACACCATGCGCTGGCAGTTGACGATCTTGTGGCTTTTCGTCTCGGCCTCAGCCGCACCTCTGACGAAGTGGCGCCGTCAGATAGTGACGCCCAAGCACCTGATGGGTCCACCAGCGGCTACCGCCTCACAGGCCAAGGTGGTGGTCACCCCGCAGAAGCTGAGGGAAGTGGCCCACCTGAGGGCCATGATCCAAAAGGCCGTCGATGAGGACACATATGTGGTGGCCGCTCCGCCACCGCAGGTGAGTATTAATCCCATATTTATAGGGCTTTACCAGtcccaaatttttttttttaatttattttttttttttcccaatcggttgttaattttaaaaatatcctgtaaaaaaaatatggtcgtatctaaaatagtttttaactGGCTTACACCTTTGCacctgaaatttttaaaaactgctAACATCATAACTCGACAACAAGTTGATCGATCGGTTTCAAATTAGCAGTCGATCATCTTGAATGGGTCCTACCTACAATGACCAACGAACTTTAAGATTGGTTTAAAATTGTCCATTTggcagaatttaaaaaaatactttttttgcGTGTATATTTTGTTGCTGTGTATATCATTGGTGTcaaatttttggatttttcagcaaattataaaatgatCAATTGACGACAAAGAAAACGCGGTACGTTGTATTACGTCATACTTGTGGGCTtacacctttttttttttaagacattGCAAATATAACCAGCTAAGGAATTCGCGGCTTATACTTTGCACCGACATGTAAAACTAATCCAATTAACCAACGTTGATGGCCACCTTGGTGGAAGACAGCTAGtacaaagtatttttaaaatcctcGTACTTTCgcccaattttatttattcaacgCCTGTCCTAcagattaattttattaagtcgagcaatttattgttttaagtccaatatatattaatgaaTGGAACATTTAGAATAAAATagttcaataaattaaatgaaatggtATCGTTTAACATTTCAACCCATCTAAAACTATTGTAAGAACAATCCATCGAGTATAGCATTTTCGGAGTGATTCGCGATTTCCCAAATTTGAAAGTTTCGAGGATTgctttaagaaattattatgCTCTAAAACTTAAGCTCATAACATGATgtagtaaaaaataattgaatttgctTTAGCTATTATGTAAAAACATTCGTTTAAAATTCTGCTTTGATAATATATTGTAAACTTTggatatgtttttaatatgaatGTCTATTCAAATTCGGATTATGCTTTTGCATTTAGTGTTTAATGAtagataatatataaatataaataaaacatggaATTACTTCCATGTCCCATAGACCTATAAAACGGAGTCAAAACTTAAACGTAGtatatttgttaatttccATAGACCTAAAAGGAAAACCGTTCCttaattttagaatatttGGTGATATCGATGTCATTCAAATTCCACTTTGAGAGCATTTTTGTAacgcctttttttttttgcatccTCTGCAGGATTTTCTAACCAGCCTTGGTGGCAGTTGGCCAGCACCTCTATCGCTGCCACAGCCCTGGACTCCGCCAGTGCTCAACTTTACCCTCTTTTGGCCCAGACTCGGCTGACAGCATACCACAAACTGTTCTCAACTGTCCTCAACTGTCCTCAACTGTTCTCAACTGTTCTCAATTCTAAGAACTAGACTCAGCGATCGAAGAGGTGCGGAAATCGCCGGA
The window above is part of the Drosophila gunungcola strain Sukarami chromosome X unlocalized genomic scaffold, Dgunungcola_SK_2 000050F, whole genome shotgun sequence genome. Proteins encoded here:
- the LOC128261096 gene encoding uncharacterized protein LOC128261096, whose amino-acid sequence is MRWQLTILWLFVSASAAPLTKWRRQIVTPKHLMGPPAATASQAKVVVTPQKLREVAHLRAMIQKAVDEDTYVVAAPPPQDFLTSLGGSWPAPLSLPQPWTPPVLNFTLFWPRLG
- the LOC128261084 gene encoding uncharacterized protein LOC128261084 → MGKRRSRERDQEPHSSSGDEADTKQSERNSSKPKKAKRMAGRDSSSSSESSSSASRNSNHSSNLSPGRKQSKTGRKARDSPPEALEKRSKQPPAKPAEELQEQRSKWDSPEHSGSHRNSTRQQRRHSRSRSRDRGERERDRDRERGERDRDRERNRDRDRERERERERDNHMQRGGREREREREREGERSKERRGQRSPAQRQRSRSNERRDRERERQRRSPERRPVRRSQSPRDRNHRGGRDFGQGRQRNQRRDNRNRNEDEQFEWGKQGDDKAPPEDEEPVEKEKPNFGLSGALTEDTNKVNGVVVKYSEPPEARKPKRRWRLYPFKGETALPTLHIHRQSCFLVGRDRKVVDLAVDHPSCSKQHAALQYRLVPFERDDGSHGKRVRLYLIDLESANGTFLNNKKIDGRKYYELMEKDVIKFGFSSREYVLLHENSKEDQEDDDVHIKDEPQDAPAEAANP
- the LOC128261095 gene encoding LOW QUALITY PROTEIN: uncharacterized protein LOC128261095 (The sequence of the model RefSeq protein was modified relative to this genomic sequence to represent the inferred CDS: inserted 1 base in 1 codon) translates to MTPFDDFVYLINHVLLGEEPTIEDFILLVGTLVAFIAFILWCCFPIQPKEPGPHRQFTCKIIQNPXKAFDASTSTDDAPNPGGSDSVSGSATGSSTSTSASVSASASNPTQYNGSSGSGSYSKNGTVAMHNYYVKNGHHCCT